The genomic window GGCCGAACTCGGTGCCTGCCGGATCGGGCAGCTCCTTCGCAATGAGCTGCATCGCCGTCGCCAGCGAGTTGCCGGCCCGCAGCGCCTGCCCCAGCAGCTCGAACACGTCCGGCAATTGCTCGGTGAGCCGTTTCAGTCGCTTGTTCCGCCGGCGTGTCAGGTACAGGATCGGCAGGACGTAGACGCCGGCCACCACGCCGGCCACCGCCACGGGCGACACCTTGAGGACCAGCAGCACCGCCAGGGCAACCGCCGCGACGGCCGTCAGGTTCACGAGGGTCTGCGCCGCCGACCAGGGCATGTTGGCCTGCTCCAGGATGCGCTGGAACCGGGCCGTGACACTCAGCTTCGCGATCGCGCGGGCCAGCGCCCCGGTCGCTTCGGCCGTCTGCTTGCGGAAGTTCTCGAAGTCCAGCTCGGTGTCGCGCTGCTTGCTTGCCCCGCCCTTGAGCCGGTTGACGACGCGCCGCCGGTCGCCGGCGCGCAGGTCCATGACGACATGGAAGACACCATAGGCCAGCAGGATCGAGCCGAGCAGGGGCAGGAGGATCAGGAACGCCGATTGCACGACGGACCCTGCTCCCAGTAATAGCAGATGTGGAATCATGCCTTATTGCTCATCGACCACTAGATCACGAGGGTTGAACCAGTCGTTATCGACGACGGCGCCGGCGGAGCGGATCCGGTCCAGGAATCCCGGGCGTACGCCGGTGGAAACGATGCGCCCGTAAGCCTTCCCGGTGGGGCCCACGCCGTCCTGCTCGAACTTGAAGATGTCCTGCATGGTGACGACGTCGCCCTCCATGCCTTGCACTTCGGTGACCGACACGATTTTGCGCGGTCCGCCGGTCAGGCGGGCGGCCTGCACGATCACGTTGACGGCGGAGGCGAACTGCTGGCGGATGGCCCGCGAGGGCAACTCGAAGCCGGCCATCATGACCATCGTCTCGACGCGCTGCACGGCGTCGCGCGTGCTGTTGGCGTGGATCGTGGTCATTGAGCCCTCGTGGCCGGTGTTCATGGCCTGGAGCATGTCCAGCGTCTCGCCGCCGCGGCACTCGCCGACGACGATCCGGTCGGGGCGCATGCGCAGGGCGTTGATCAGCAGGTCACGGATGGTGATGCGGCCCTTGCCCTCGATGTTGGGGGGGCGCGTCTCGAGGCGGACGACGTGCGGCTGGCGGAGCTGCAGTTCGGCCGCGTCTTCGATGGTGACGATGCGCTCGTCGTCCGGGATGAAGCTGGACAGGTTGTTCAGCAGGGTCGTCTTGCCGGAGCCCGTGCCGCCGAGGATGACGATGTTGAGGCCGGAGACGACGCAGGCCCGCAGAAACTCGACGATCTGGGGCGCGCAGGAACGAAAACGCAGGTAGTCGTCCCACGTGATGGGGTCTTTGCCGAAGCGCCGGATCGACACCGACGGTCCGTCGATCGCCAGGGGCGGGATGATCGCGTTCACACGGCTGCCGTCCTTGAGGCGCGCGTCGACCATCGGCGAGACTTCGTCGCAGCGCCGGCCGAGCGGTGAAACGATCTTGTCGATCACGTGCAGCAGGTGGCCATTGTCCTTGAACTTCACATCGGTGAGCGACAACCGGCCGGCGCGCTCGACGTACACGTGGTGCGGGCCGTTGATCAGGATGTCCGATACCGCCGGGTCGGCCAGCAGCGACTCGAGCGGCCCGAGCCCGAAGGTCTCGTCCAGGATCTCCTGCACGAGCCGCTGCTTCTCGGCGAAGTTGAGCAGCGAGTCGGCCTCGTCGCACAGGTCGGTGACGATCTGCCGCACCTGGTTGCGGATCTCCTCGCTGGCGTTCTGGGCCAGCTTGGTCATGTCGAGCTGGTCGACCAGCTTGCGGTGGATCCCGGCCTTCATCTCCTGGTACTTCCGCAAGCGCTCGTCGGCGAGCGGGTCGGGCCGTGCCTTGGCGGCCGACGGGGGCGTCGGTCCCCGGGGGGTCGTGACTGGCGCCGCCGGCTCCGGCAGCGGCGGCTTGGTGGTCGGCGGTGATGCGACGCGCGCGGGGTTTCCCGTGCTTTCCTTGACCGTCTTCTTGGTGAACAGCGCCATCCGATGCTCCTCAGGACCGGCCCGTGCCCCCCGCTAGCTGCGAAAGAGGGAGAACAGGCGTTTCTTCGGCGACTCGTTGCTTTTCTCGGTGTCCGTGGACGCGCCGCTCGGTTGGCCGAGGGCGATCTCCTGGGCCATCTGCTGCAGCGCGGCCCGCAGCCGCGACTTGGGCGCGAAATCCGCGAGCGGCGTGCCGACGTTCACCGCCGTGCTCACCGTCTTCCAGTCCTCGGGCAACGTCCACTGCAGCTTGCGATTGAGCGTCGTCTCGACGTCCCCCGGCTCGAGATACCCGGACTCGCGGTTGAAGCGATTGCACACCAGGCGCACCTGGTCGACGTTGTAACCGCCGCGCCGCAGCTCGTGCAGCAGCCGGTCCGCGTTGCGCACCGGCGGCACCAGCAGTTGCAGCACGAGCAGGTACAGATCGGTCATGTCGAAGACCGCCCGCGCGGACGGGTCGATCCGTACCGGCCCGTCGACGACGACGAAATCGTAGTGTTCGAGCAGCGCGGCCAGCACGCCGGCGCAGTGCGCGGCGCTGATCCGTTCGGCCTGCTCAACGTCGTTGGGATGTGCGAGCACGTGCACGCCGCTGGGGTGCTTGACCATCACGCGCTCGATCATCTGGGCCTCGATGTGCTCGGGCGTCTCGCACAGCTCCGCGATGGTGTAGGTGGGCTGCGCGTCCAGGAACATCGCGACCTGCCCAAAGCGGAAATCCAGGTCGACCACCGCCACCTTCGGCTTGCCCTGGCCGCCCGCCCAGTTCTCCAACTGCGCCAGCTCGACCGCCAGATTCGTCGCAATCGTGGTCGCGCCCACCCCGCCGCAGCAGCCGACGACCGGCAGCAGGCGCCCGGCCCGCCGGCCACCGGCAGGAGCTTCGTGCGCGACGCGCCGCAGGATCTCCGCCAGTTGCTCGGGCGGGAACGGCTTCCACAGCAGCTCGCGCATGCCTGCCCGCATGGCGCGCATGACCAGCTCCGCGTCGCGGTCCTCGGTCATCGCGATGCTGGCCAGTTGGTCCT from Phycisphaerae bacterium includes these protein-coding regions:
- a CDS encoding type II secretion system F family protein, whose protein sequence is MIPHLLLLGAGSVVQSAFLILLPLLGSILLAYGVFHVVMDLRAGDRRRVVNRLKGGASKQRDTELDFENFRKQTAEATGALARAIAKLSVTARFQRILEQANMPWSAAQTLVNLTAVAAVALAVLLVLKVSPVAVAGVVAGVYVLPILYLTRRRNKRLKRLTEQLPDVFELLGQALRAGNSLATAMQLIAKELPDPAGTEFGRVFHEQNLGLKIEDALRNLAERVNVLDVRFFVTAVLIQRQVGGDLAEVLDKISSVIRERIQLFGTVKALTAEGRLSGYVLLALPVLVFFILMWVNPEYMSLLITDSTGKMALTVAIVMQLMGWALIKKIVNIKV
- a CDS encoding CpaF family protein, encoding MKAGIHRKLVDQLDMTKLAQNASEEIRNQVRQIVTDLCDEADSLLNFAEKQRLVQEILDETFGLGPLESLLADPAVSDILINGPHHVYVERAGRLSLTDVKFKDNGHLLHVIDKIVSPLGRRCDEVSPMVDARLKDGSRVNAIIPPLAIDGPSVSIRRFGKDPITWDDYLRFRSCAPQIVEFLRACVVSGLNIVILGGTGSGKTTLLNNLSSFIPDDERIVTIEDAAELQLRQPHVVRLETRPPNIEGKGRITIRDLLINALRMRPDRIVVGECRGGETLDMLQAMNTGHEGSMTTIHANSTRDAVQRVETMVMMAGFELPSRAIRQQFASAVNVIVQAARLTGGPRKIVSVTEVQGMEGDVVTMQDIFKFEQDGVGPTGKAYGRIVSTGVRPGFLDRIRSAGAVVDNDWFNPRDLVVDEQ
- a CDS encoding AAA family ATPase, yielding MSKPVRVIVVNTDEQAAPELRSLLLSIEGVKIVAEVDEPALLVQALNQFPAEVVLLHLDPNPAAMMEVVAPLLTPRKDQLASIAMTEDRDAELVMRAMRAGMRELLWKPFPPEQLAEILRRVAHEAPAGGRRAGRLLPVVGCCGGVGATTIATNLAVELAQLENWAGGQGKPKVAVVDLDFRFGQVAMFLDAQPTYTIAELCETPEHIEAQMIERVMVKHPSGVHVLAHPNDVEQAERISAAHCAGVLAALLEHYDFVVVDGPVRIDPSARAVFDMTDLYLLVLQLLVPPVRNADRLLHELRRGGYNVDQVRLVCNRFNRESGYLEPGDVETTLNRKLQWTLPEDWKTVSTAVNVGTPLADFAPKSRLRAALQQMAQEIALGQPSGASTDTEKSNESPKKRLFSLFRS